From the Clarias gariepinus isolate MV-2021 ecotype Netherlands chromosome 3, CGAR_prim_01v2, whole genome shotgun sequence genome, one window contains:
- the rfx7a gene encoding DNA-binding protein RFX7 isoform X1 — protein MADEQQHLQPGSLPASALPASESSALQLKIKSSICKSVQSKVDTILQDVERFTDIEKLYLYLRLPSGPSSSSSSSEKISEQSCVSSSRMQQMHAFSWIRNHLEEHTDTSLPKQEVFDEYKSYCDNLGYHALSAADFGKIMKNVFPNMKARRLGMRGKSKYCYSGLRKKPFIHMPSLPNLDVHKTGDVCEGFEPTGQNSSGEDEIRSAACDLVCEWAQKVLSRQFVSVEDLARFLLNSHYISTKSVAALTVMTGSPSGASVSVQSSAFMPTTDAHSFQPQVKTLASPSIDAKQQLQRKIQKKQQEQKLHSPLSPEAQGRRAEGVATPCASTGIPCGSPALLSPQPTIGIVVAAVPSPVTVQRSRQLMSPSPAPVAPAESKVLPVNIQVVTQPVQPVTRCPKTPHNVPASPVGDRPARHRYAQILPKPATSSTITLRSPPALLITKSSIKTVLPTPKDSSLNIVKMTAISFAPSNSTTSTAATTARPASAGITSHSDDLQPVTRVRSGSIAAMPSTLSKPGQAATIPAINIKLADVDSVMRARETQCGTTDGGTQEEGALKPRAASVPIPLAKISAELEHQSGNKLNGQSLPNESRLSASSNNNQNESIFKPSQHIANKSTNGAPTTSNSAFMTPPKGAELVSPSPRKRQGLHPDSNLTPVKKIYISEGSDDAKLKLAVKNVSRTETLVEPENELSSVAENVKFTSNAPNNILAFSDNVIGNTGFQSVSSSQSIMQGQWVGSSSHEKNMTSGKTAVNASCHDNQVRNTNFQSFNRPRSVSQGQWEGPSSNMNSKPTVTRTVSAPGQALIQQHANKNHQAMQVCSEQASISAACELNAVLWNNGHQDGNQQQIYFHQGAVKTKQMSSSVMEPPVMTQPTATGHLVQMTTDMGEHVSSQPHLGYFPFNDDDMTQDSIVEELVQMEEQMKLNSSMQTFENCGDMALQSQQAALQNSMISSHQVSTSCYNLANTCSTPVHTSTHSAEIMGVGQGITRESPCSHFAPTTPVDSALGSSCQTPIGTPHSNCSSGVPPSPVECRNPFAFTPINSSITNYHDGSTISSSPVKPMQRPMATHPDKAKLDWMNNNYNNSSSNSNNGISILPNYQNLVDNQFRKPHAFAIPGQTYPSPVRHHDVHISRLTPISPVQQQVGSMASLNKQEGFAVPAPLDNKTSTSSSGSFRCRSVSPAVRQRNLSGTPNPNVRRYVVSPFNSPVTPEVLNIFANNQANASVSSIAQRSQSVPLNVMMQTEVLPMQAGGQTSNTKNITNVLLNKMDGDGDTIVRGLGMNNMSSNYTARMNLSQILEANAASGFPSGGNHQAMISPGSSAYKFTKPAYLMKNNGGEQISFLAREAQGKSVSEENKLLSEELQNQALMVPPQQDLQQHQQSFLFVTTDKALLNDDDSLNTVSKLSGQATELGTVGSEFPGDMQLTSELSSSMNDLNTLDANLLFDPASSQQQMQYEEPTLDELKNDPIFQQICNETVNSAGFDWLESKDQATVEMLG, from the exons cAAGATGTGGAGAGGTTCACAGACATCGAGAAACTTTACCTCTACCTCAGGCTGCCCTCGGggcccagcagcagcagcagcagcagcgaaAAAAT CAGCGAGCAGAGCTGTGTGTCTTCGAGCCGGATGCAGCAGATGCACGCATTCAGTTGGATTCGGAATCACCTGGAAGAGCACACGGACACCTCGCTCCCCAAACAGGAAGTCTTCGATGAGTACAA GAGCTACTGTGACAATCTGGGCTATCACGCTCTCAGTGCTGCCGACTTTGGAAAAATCATGAAGAACGTTTTTCCCAACATGAAGGCGCGCCGGCTCGGCATGAGGGGCAAATCCAA ATACTGCTATAGTGGCCTGAGGAAGAAGCCTTTCATTCACATGCCTTCTCTTCCAAATCTGGATGTACACAAAACAGGAGATGTG TGTGAGGGGTTTGAACCTACTGGGCAGAACTCCAGTGGGGAGGATGAGATCCGCTCTGCTGCCTGTGATCTAGTGTGCGAGTGGGCTCAGAAAGTGCTAAGTCGTCAGTTTGTTAGTGTAGAGGACCTGGCACGCTTCCTGCTGAACAGCCACTACATCAGCACCAAGTCTGTTGCTGCTCTCACTGTGATGACAGGATCCCCTTCAG GGGCCTCAGTGTCTGTTCAGTCATCTGCATTCATGCCCACAACTGATGCCCACTCATTCCAGCCTCAGGTCAAAACACTGGCATCCCCTTCCATCGATGCCAAGCAGCAGCTCCAGAGAAAGATCCAGAAGAAACAGCAGGAACAGAAACTTCATTCCCCACTTTCTCCTGAAGCTCAGGgccggagggcagagggggtcgcTACTCCTTGTGCAAGCACAGGAATCCCATGTGGAAGCCCTGCCCTACTTTCACCGCAGCCCACCATTGGTATTGTGGTAGCCGCAGTTCCAAGTCCAGTTACG GTTCAAAGAAGCAGACAGTTGATGTCTCCTAGCCCAGCTCCTGTTGCACCAGCAGAAAGCAAGGTGCTCCCTGTCAATATTCAGGTTGTCACTCAGCCGGTGCAGCCTGTGACCCGGTGTCCAAAGACACCTCATAATGTCCCTGCGAGTCCTGTTGGTGACCGTCCCGCTCGCCATCGTTATGCTCAAATCCTGCCTAAACCAGCAACAAGTAGCACAATCACGCTACGATCACCTCCTGCTCTCCTTATCACTAAAAGTTCTATTAAAACTGTCCTACCGACACCCAAAGACAGCTCACTCAACATCGTGAAAATGACTGCCATATCGTTCGCGCCCAGCAATAGCACCACCAGCACTGCTGCCACCACAGCTAGGCCTGCCTCTGCTGGAATCACCAGCCATAGTGATGATCTCCAGCCTGTTACACGTGTCCGTAGTGGCTCTATTGCTGCAATGCCATCAACACTTTCAAAGCCAGGACAAGCAGCCACAATACCAGCCATCAACATTAAATTGGCTGATGTTGATTCTGTAATGCGAGCAAGAGAAACTCAGTGTGGAACAACTGATGGGGGTACGCAAGAAGAAGGAGCACTCAAACCCAGAGCTGCAAGTGTACCTATACCTCTAGCGAAAATTTCAGCAGAACTGGAACATCAATCAGGAAACAAATTAAATGGTCAGTCCCTCCCAAATGAAAGCAGATTGTCTGCTAGCAGcaataataatcaaaatgaaagcatttttaAGCCAAGTCAGCACATAGCCAATAAAAGTACTAACGGTGCTCCAACAACAAGTAATAGCGCATTTATGACACCACCCAAGGGCGCAGAGTTGGTGTCTCCAAGCCCTCGCAAAAGACAAGGCTTACACCCAGATTCAAATCTGACACCTgtcaaaaaaatttacatttctgAGGGAAGTGACGATGCAAAATTGAAACTTGCAGTGAAAAATGTTTCTAGGACAGAAACACTTGTTGAACCAGAAAATGAACTTTCTTCAGTTGCTGAAAATGTGAAGTTTACTTCCAATGCTCCTAATAATATCCTTGCATTTTCTGATAATGTAATTGGAAATACTGGTTTCCAAAGTGTTTCCAGTTCCCAAAGTATCATGCAGGGACAATGGGTAGGCTCTTCAtctcatgaaaaaaatatgactaGTGGTAAAACAGCTGTGAATGCCTCTTGCCATGATAATCAGGTCAGGAATACAAACTTTCAGTCATTTAACAGACCACGAAGTGTTTCCCAAGGACAGTGGGAAGGACCTTCATCCAATATGAATAGCAAGCCAACAGTTACTCGCACTGTTAGTGCCCCAGGTCAGGCACTGATACAGCAGCATGCAAACAAAAATCACCAAGCCATGCAGGTATGTTCGGAGCAGGCCAGCATCTCTGCAGCATGTGAACTAAATGCTGTGCTTTGGAATAACGGACACCAAGATGGCAATCAGCAACAAATTTATTTTCATCAGGGAGCAGTAAAAACTAAGCAAATGTCCAGTTCTGTTATGGAGCCTCCTGTGATGACTCAACCAACTGCCACAGGCCACCTTGTGCAGATGACTACTGATATGGGGGAACATGTTTCATCTCAGCCTCACTTGGGATACTTCCCATTTAATGATGATGACATGACTCAGGACAGTATTGTAGAGGAACTAGTTCAGATGGAGGAGCAGATGAAGTTGAACAGTTCCATGCAAACATTTGAAAACTGTGGGGACATGGCACTGCAAAGTCAGCAGGCTGCCTTGCAGAACAGTATGATATCCAGTCATCAGGTCAGCACTTCTTGCTACAACTTGGCCAATACTTGCAGTACACCTGTTCACACCTCTACCCACAGCGCAGAGATTATGGGAGTAGGGCAGGGAATAACCCGTGAGAGCCCCTGCTCCCATTTTGCCCCCACCACCCCTGTAGACAGCGCTTTGGGAAGCAGCTGCCAAACCCCAATTGGAACACCTCACTCCAACTGCAGCAGTGGTGTTCCACCCAGTCCTGTTGAGTGTAGGAACCCGTTTGCCTTCACTCCCATCAACTCTAGCATCACAAATTACCATGATGGCAGCACTATCTCGTCTAGTCCGGTCAAGCCCATGCAAAGACCAATGGCCACCCACCCAGATAAAGCCAAGCTAGACTGGATGAATAATAACTACAATAACAGCAGTAGTAATTCTAACAATGGAATTAGTATTCTACCCAACTATCAGAACCTGGTGGATAACCAATTCAGAAAGCCTCACGCTTTTGCCATTCCTGGCCAGACATATCCATCACCAGTCAGGCATCACGACGTACACATAAGCCGCTTGACGCCTATTTCACCAGTCCAGCAGCAGGTTGGTAGCATGGCAAGCCTTAATAAACAGGAGGGATTCGCTGTTCCAGCACCACTTGATAACAAAACCAGCACTTCCTCTTCTGGATCGTTTCGCTGTCGCAGTGTCAGTCCGGCAGTCAGGCAGCGCAACCTGAGTGGAACCCCAAACCCCAATGTCCGCCGTTATGTGGTCTCTCCTTTTAACTCACCAGTGACACCAGAAGTACTGAATATCTTTGCTAATAATCAAGCAAATGCTAGCGTTAGCAGCATAGCGCAGAGGAGCCAGTCTGTGCCTCTTAACGTGATGATGCAAACAGAGGTTTTGCCCATGCAAGCCGGTGGGCAGACAAGCAACACGAAAAACATTACCAATGTCCTGCTCAACAAGATGGATGGTGATGGAGACACTATAGTACGTGGACTTGGCATGAACAATATGTCATCCAATTACACTGCTCGCATGAACCTCTCACAAATCTTGGAAGCGAACGCTGCTTCTGGTTTCCCTTCCGGTGGCAATCACCAGGCTATGATTTCGCCTGGCTCATCAGCTTACAAATTTACAAAGCCTGCTTACCTCATGAAGAACAATGGAGGAGAGCAAATAAGCTTCTTAGCAAGAGAGGCTCAAGGGAAGTCAGTATCAGAAGAGAACAAGCTACTGTCTGAAGAGCTGCAAAATCAGGCCTTGATGGTTCCACCACAGCAAGACctccagcaacaccagcagtCTTTCCTTTTCGTTACAACTGATAAGGCCTTGTTAAATGATGATGACAGCTTGAACACTGTCTCAAAGCTTTCAGGCCAGGCAACTGAACTTGGCACTGTTGGTTCAGAGTTCCCAGGTGATATGCAACTGACCTCTGAACTCTCCAGTAGCATGAATGATTTAAACACTTTAGACGCAAACCTTCTCTTTGATCCAGCATCAAGTCAGCAGCAAATGCAGTATGAAGAGCCAACACTGGATGAACTAAAGAATGACCCAATTTTCCAACAGATTTGCAATGAGACTGTAAATTCTGCTGGTTTTGACTGGTTGGAGAGCAAGGACCAGGCAACAGTGGAAATGTTGGGTTAA
- the rfx7a gene encoding DNA-binding protein RFX7 isoform X2, whose protein sequence is MADEQQHLQPGSLPASALPASESSALQLKIKSSICKSVQSKVDTILQDVERFTDIEKLYLYLRLPSGPSSSSSSSEKIEQSCVSSSRMQQMHAFSWIRNHLEEHTDTSLPKQEVFDEYKSYCDNLGYHALSAADFGKIMKNVFPNMKARRLGMRGKSKYCYSGLRKKPFIHMPSLPNLDVHKTGDVCEGFEPTGQNSSGEDEIRSAACDLVCEWAQKVLSRQFVSVEDLARFLLNSHYISTKSVAALTVMTGSPSGASVSVQSSAFMPTTDAHSFQPQVKTLASPSIDAKQQLQRKIQKKQQEQKLHSPLSPEAQGRRAEGVATPCASTGIPCGSPALLSPQPTIGIVVAAVPSPVTVQRSRQLMSPSPAPVAPAESKVLPVNIQVVTQPVQPVTRCPKTPHNVPASPVGDRPARHRYAQILPKPATSSTITLRSPPALLITKSSIKTVLPTPKDSSLNIVKMTAISFAPSNSTTSTAATTARPASAGITSHSDDLQPVTRVRSGSIAAMPSTLSKPGQAATIPAINIKLADVDSVMRARETQCGTTDGGTQEEGALKPRAASVPIPLAKISAELEHQSGNKLNGQSLPNESRLSASSNNNQNESIFKPSQHIANKSTNGAPTTSNSAFMTPPKGAELVSPSPRKRQGLHPDSNLTPVKKIYISEGSDDAKLKLAVKNVSRTETLVEPENELSSVAENVKFTSNAPNNILAFSDNVIGNTGFQSVSSSQSIMQGQWVGSSSHEKNMTSGKTAVNASCHDNQVRNTNFQSFNRPRSVSQGQWEGPSSNMNSKPTVTRTVSAPGQALIQQHANKNHQAMQVCSEQASISAACELNAVLWNNGHQDGNQQQIYFHQGAVKTKQMSSSVMEPPVMTQPTATGHLVQMTTDMGEHVSSQPHLGYFPFNDDDMTQDSIVEELVQMEEQMKLNSSMQTFENCGDMALQSQQAALQNSMISSHQVSTSCYNLANTCSTPVHTSTHSAEIMGVGQGITRESPCSHFAPTTPVDSALGSSCQTPIGTPHSNCSSGVPPSPVECRNPFAFTPINSSITNYHDGSTISSSPVKPMQRPMATHPDKAKLDWMNNNYNNSSSNSNNGISILPNYQNLVDNQFRKPHAFAIPGQTYPSPVRHHDVHISRLTPISPVQQQVGSMASLNKQEGFAVPAPLDNKTSTSSSGSFRCRSVSPAVRQRNLSGTPNPNVRRYVVSPFNSPVTPEVLNIFANNQANASVSSIAQRSQSVPLNVMMQTEVLPMQAGGQTSNTKNITNVLLNKMDGDGDTIVRGLGMNNMSSNYTARMNLSQILEANAASGFPSGGNHQAMISPGSSAYKFTKPAYLMKNNGGEQISFLAREAQGKSVSEENKLLSEELQNQALMVPPQQDLQQHQQSFLFVTTDKALLNDDDSLNTVSKLSGQATELGTVGSEFPGDMQLTSELSSSMNDLNTLDANLLFDPASSQQQMQYEEPTLDELKNDPIFQQICNETVNSAGFDWLESKDQATVEMLG, encoded by the exons cAAGATGTGGAGAGGTTCACAGACATCGAGAAACTTTACCTCTACCTCAGGCTGCCCTCGGggcccagcagcagcagcagcagcagcgaaAAAAT CGAGCAGAGCTGTGTGTCTTCGAGCCGGATGCAGCAGATGCACGCATTCAGTTGGATTCGGAATCACCTGGAAGAGCACACGGACACCTCGCTCCCCAAACAGGAAGTCTTCGATGAGTACAA GAGCTACTGTGACAATCTGGGCTATCACGCTCTCAGTGCTGCCGACTTTGGAAAAATCATGAAGAACGTTTTTCCCAACATGAAGGCGCGCCGGCTCGGCATGAGGGGCAAATCCAA ATACTGCTATAGTGGCCTGAGGAAGAAGCCTTTCATTCACATGCCTTCTCTTCCAAATCTGGATGTACACAAAACAGGAGATGTG TGTGAGGGGTTTGAACCTACTGGGCAGAACTCCAGTGGGGAGGATGAGATCCGCTCTGCTGCCTGTGATCTAGTGTGCGAGTGGGCTCAGAAAGTGCTAAGTCGTCAGTTTGTTAGTGTAGAGGACCTGGCACGCTTCCTGCTGAACAGCCACTACATCAGCACCAAGTCTGTTGCTGCTCTCACTGTGATGACAGGATCCCCTTCAG GGGCCTCAGTGTCTGTTCAGTCATCTGCATTCATGCCCACAACTGATGCCCACTCATTCCAGCCTCAGGTCAAAACACTGGCATCCCCTTCCATCGATGCCAAGCAGCAGCTCCAGAGAAAGATCCAGAAGAAACAGCAGGAACAGAAACTTCATTCCCCACTTTCTCCTGAAGCTCAGGgccggagggcagagggggtcgcTACTCCTTGTGCAAGCACAGGAATCCCATGTGGAAGCCCTGCCCTACTTTCACCGCAGCCCACCATTGGTATTGTGGTAGCCGCAGTTCCAAGTCCAGTTACG GTTCAAAGAAGCAGACAGTTGATGTCTCCTAGCCCAGCTCCTGTTGCACCAGCAGAAAGCAAGGTGCTCCCTGTCAATATTCAGGTTGTCACTCAGCCGGTGCAGCCTGTGACCCGGTGTCCAAAGACACCTCATAATGTCCCTGCGAGTCCTGTTGGTGACCGTCCCGCTCGCCATCGTTATGCTCAAATCCTGCCTAAACCAGCAACAAGTAGCACAATCACGCTACGATCACCTCCTGCTCTCCTTATCACTAAAAGTTCTATTAAAACTGTCCTACCGACACCCAAAGACAGCTCACTCAACATCGTGAAAATGACTGCCATATCGTTCGCGCCCAGCAATAGCACCACCAGCACTGCTGCCACCACAGCTAGGCCTGCCTCTGCTGGAATCACCAGCCATAGTGATGATCTCCAGCCTGTTACACGTGTCCGTAGTGGCTCTATTGCTGCAATGCCATCAACACTTTCAAAGCCAGGACAAGCAGCCACAATACCAGCCATCAACATTAAATTGGCTGATGTTGATTCTGTAATGCGAGCAAGAGAAACTCAGTGTGGAACAACTGATGGGGGTACGCAAGAAGAAGGAGCACTCAAACCCAGAGCTGCAAGTGTACCTATACCTCTAGCGAAAATTTCAGCAGAACTGGAACATCAATCAGGAAACAAATTAAATGGTCAGTCCCTCCCAAATGAAAGCAGATTGTCTGCTAGCAGcaataataatcaaaatgaaagcatttttaAGCCAAGTCAGCACATAGCCAATAAAAGTACTAACGGTGCTCCAACAACAAGTAATAGCGCATTTATGACACCACCCAAGGGCGCAGAGTTGGTGTCTCCAAGCCCTCGCAAAAGACAAGGCTTACACCCAGATTCAAATCTGACACCTgtcaaaaaaatttacatttctgAGGGAAGTGACGATGCAAAATTGAAACTTGCAGTGAAAAATGTTTCTAGGACAGAAACACTTGTTGAACCAGAAAATGAACTTTCTTCAGTTGCTGAAAATGTGAAGTTTACTTCCAATGCTCCTAATAATATCCTTGCATTTTCTGATAATGTAATTGGAAATACTGGTTTCCAAAGTGTTTCCAGTTCCCAAAGTATCATGCAGGGACAATGGGTAGGCTCTTCAtctcatgaaaaaaatatgactaGTGGTAAAACAGCTGTGAATGCCTCTTGCCATGATAATCAGGTCAGGAATACAAACTTTCAGTCATTTAACAGACCACGAAGTGTTTCCCAAGGACAGTGGGAAGGACCTTCATCCAATATGAATAGCAAGCCAACAGTTACTCGCACTGTTAGTGCCCCAGGTCAGGCACTGATACAGCAGCATGCAAACAAAAATCACCAAGCCATGCAGGTATGTTCGGAGCAGGCCAGCATCTCTGCAGCATGTGAACTAAATGCTGTGCTTTGGAATAACGGACACCAAGATGGCAATCAGCAACAAATTTATTTTCATCAGGGAGCAGTAAAAACTAAGCAAATGTCCAGTTCTGTTATGGAGCCTCCTGTGATGACTCAACCAACTGCCACAGGCCACCTTGTGCAGATGACTACTGATATGGGGGAACATGTTTCATCTCAGCCTCACTTGGGATACTTCCCATTTAATGATGATGACATGACTCAGGACAGTATTGTAGAGGAACTAGTTCAGATGGAGGAGCAGATGAAGTTGAACAGTTCCATGCAAACATTTGAAAACTGTGGGGACATGGCACTGCAAAGTCAGCAGGCTGCCTTGCAGAACAGTATGATATCCAGTCATCAGGTCAGCACTTCTTGCTACAACTTGGCCAATACTTGCAGTACACCTGTTCACACCTCTACCCACAGCGCAGAGATTATGGGAGTAGGGCAGGGAATAACCCGTGAGAGCCCCTGCTCCCATTTTGCCCCCACCACCCCTGTAGACAGCGCTTTGGGAAGCAGCTGCCAAACCCCAATTGGAACACCTCACTCCAACTGCAGCAGTGGTGTTCCACCCAGTCCTGTTGAGTGTAGGAACCCGTTTGCCTTCACTCCCATCAACTCTAGCATCACAAATTACCATGATGGCAGCACTATCTCGTCTAGTCCGGTCAAGCCCATGCAAAGACCAATGGCCACCCACCCAGATAAAGCCAAGCTAGACTGGATGAATAATAACTACAATAACAGCAGTAGTAATTCTAACAATGGAATTAGTATTCTACCCAACTATCAGAACCTGGTGGATAACCAATTCAGAAAGCCTCACGCTTTTGCCATTCCTGGCCAGACATATCCATCACCAGTCAGGCATCACGACGTACACATAAGCCGCTTGACGCCTATTTCACCAGTCCAGCAGCAGGTTGGTAGCATGGCAAGCCTTAATAAACAGGAGGGATTCGCTGTTCCAGCACCACTTGATAACAAAACCAGCACTTCCTCTTCTGGATCGTTTCGCTGTCGCAGTGTCAGTCCGGCAGTCAGGCAGCGCAACCTGAGTGGAACCCCAAACCCCAATGTCCGCCGTTATGTGGTCTCTCCTTTTAACTCACCAGTGACACCAGAAGTACTGAATATCTTTGCTAATAATCAAGCAAATGCTAGCGTTAGCAGCATAGCGCAGAGGAGCCAGTCTGTGCCTCTTAACGTGATGATGCAAACAGAGGTTTTGCCCATGCAAGCCGGTGGGCAGACAAGCAACACGAAAAACATTACCAATGTCCTGCTCAACAAGATGGATGGTGATGGAGACACTATAGTACGTGGACTTGGCATGAACAATATGTCATCCAATTACACTGCTCGCATGAACCTCTCACAAATCTTGGAAGCGAACGCTGCTTCTGGTTTCCCTTCCGGTGGCAATCACCAGGCTATGATTTCGCCTGGCTCATCAGCTTACAAATTTACAAAGCCTGCTTACCTCATGAAGAACAATGGAGGAGAGCAAATAAGCTTCTTAGCAAGAGAGGCTCAAGGGAAGTCAGTATCAGAAGAGAACAAGCTACTGTCTGAAGAGCTGCAAAATCAGGCCTTGATGGTTCCACCACAGCAAGACctccagcaacaccagcagtCTTTCCTTTTCGTTACAACTGATAAGGCCTTGTTAAATGATGATGACAGCTTGAACACTGTCTCAAAGCTTTCAGGCCAGGCAACTGAACTTGGCACTGTTGGTTCAGAGTTCCCAGGTGATATGCAACTGACCTCTGAACTCTCCAGTAGCATGAATGATTTAAACACTTTAGACGCAAACCTTCTCTTTGATCCAGCATCAAGTCAGCAGCAAATGCAGTATGAAGAGCCAACACTGGATGAACTAAAGAATGACCCAATTTTCCAACAGATTTGCAATGAGACTGTAAATTCTGCTGGTTTTGACTGGTTGGAGAGCAAGGACCAGGCAACAGTGGAAATGTTGGGTTAA